One genomic region from Bactrocera tryoni isolate S06 chromosome 3, CSIRO_BtryS06_freeze2, whole genome shotgun sequence encodes:
- the LOC120771779 gene encoding SPARC-related modular calcium-binding protein 2 isoform X1, whose translation MYISSFIVVWLCAAAAAAAQLGLAANVPARRERHELTISECAARGGECDETKGRPVCGTDDQTYPSRCHLLRAQCSGYQVSLKYRGHCKAACKEAREYALKHRSSGPPKFIPRCKSDGTYAAVQCLGDMGCWCSDIAGKPIENTSVRNGKPKCREYTKANIRRSPSRHVSPSRLRRTCTAVDRAAFNANLIKVFQSEYVRAGQLKRGLSGKTAEGGEGASNDKLVLDWKFTYLDVNANQMLDKNEFRELKKLVKRAVKPRRCGRAFGKFCDLDDDDRLTLTEWNDCFSKDEINRHSAAENKNYAVNSISSNSYQGYTPQQQLPQNNNNGNNRHAVPPYNHHTSQMHLNNHQQQQQNHNTYSNNNNNNNFNLNRNDNLNNINHSSSTFDDLESESTGDEDESGGLHGDYEDDDYEQEDGAENSDTLRMLNSTRIHWPKILEDSNTKLDTQLNESESESECLADQKATLEEQRHGGTLFYVPECTSDGRYQRVQCYRSTPYCWCVNEDTGKNIPGTTVKDKRPQCDVTYAAPRPMKGCPEPRKAVFLNDLKEFLKTHIVSTASAGGNATKWGSEDERIATLSFVLLDKNKNKVWERKEWKTFREMVTSSKTLRKCGKKMPRYCDVNGDKKITLTEWLNCLQTQRNEVQTTSQSSTEANISITSKPLKLTGSNPLEQYLKD comes from the exons ATATCTGAATGTGCTGCCCGGGGTGGCGAATGTGACGAGACCAAAGGTCGCCCTGTCTGTGGCACAGACGATCAAACCTACCCATCGCGCTGTCATTTATTACGCGCACAATGCAGCGGTTATCAAGTGAGTCTCAAGTATCGAGGACACTGCAAAG CAGCTTGCAAAGAGGCACGTGAATATGCGCTCAAGCATCGGTCCAGTGGTCCACCGAAATTCATACCGCGCTGCAAATCGGACGGCACCTATGCGGCCGTGCAATGCCTAGGCGATATGGGTTGCTGGTGTAGCGACATCGCCGGCAAACCCATCGAGAATACATCGGTCCGTAATGGCAAGCCCAAATGTCGCGAATACACCAAGGCGAATATACGTCGATCACCGTCACGTCACGTGAGTCCAAGTCGTCTCCGGCGCACGTGCACCGCCGTCGATCGTGCTGCCTTCAATGCCAATCTCATCAAAGTCTTCCAAAGCGAATACGTGCGAGCGGGACAGCTAAAACGTGGCCTGTCCGGCAAAACGGCGGAGGGTGGCGAGGGTGCGTCCAATGATAAGTTGGTGCTCGATTGGAAGTTTACCTACTTGGATGTGAATGCAAATCAAATGTTGGACAAAAATGAATTCCGCGAACTAAAGAAGCTCGTCAAGCGG GCGGTGAAGCCGAGACGTTGTGGACGTGCTTTTGGCAAGTTCTGCGATTTGGATGACGACGATCGATTGACACTGACCGAATGGAATGATTGCTTCTCGAAAGATGAAATTAATC GTCATTCGGCTGCTGAAAATAAGAACTATGCCGTTAACAGCATCTCCAGCAACAGCTACCAAGGCTatacaccacaacaacaactgccgcaaaataataacaacggCAATAATCGGCATGCAGTGCCACCCTATAATCATCATACATCACAAATGCACCTGAATaatcaccaacaacaacaacaaaatcataatacatatagtaataacaataacaacaacaattttaatttaaatcgaAATGATAATCTGAACAATATCAATCATTCATCGAGCACTTTTGACGATTTGGAGAGCGAAAGTACGGGCGATGAAGATGAGAGTGGTGGGCTGCATGGCGACTATGAGGATGACGACTACGAGCAGGAAGATGGTGCTGAAAATAGCGATACGTTACGCATGCTAAATTCAACACGTATACatt GGCCGAAAATTCTCGAGGATTCCAATACAAAGTTGGATACACAATTGAACGAGTCCGAAAGCGAATCTGAATGTTTGGCTGATCAAAAAGCAACGCTCGAGGAACAACGC CATGGCGGCACACTGTTCTATGTGCCCGAATGCACTTCGGATGGCCGTTATCAGCGTGTGCAATGCTATCGCTCCACACCGTATTGTTGGTGTGTGAATGAGGATACCGGCAAAAATATACCGGGCACAACGGTAAAGGATAAGCGACCACAATGCGATGTCACCTATGCGGCGCCGCGTCCCATGAAAGGTTGTCCGGAGCCGAGAAAAGCCGTCTTTCTGAATGATCTCAAAGAGTTCTTGAAGACACATATTGTGTCGACTGCTAGTGCCGG CGGTAATGCAACCAAATGGGGTTCGGAGGACGAGCGTATTGCGACGTTAAGCTTCGTCTTGCTCgataaaaacaagaacaaagttTGGGAGCGTAAAGAATGGAAGACATTCAGAGAGATGGTGACCAGCTCGAA AACGCTACGTAAATGCGGCAAAAAGATGCCACGGTACTGTGATGTGAATGGTGATAAGAAAATAACGCTTACCGAATGGTTGAACTGCTTGCAAACGCAGCGCAACGAAGTGCAGACAACATCGCAGAGTTCGACGGAAGCCA ACATATCCATAACGTCGAAGCCTTTGAAGCTAACTGGCTCCAATCCGCTGGAGCAATATCTTAAAGATTGA
- the LOC120771779 gene encoding SPARC-related modular calcium-binding protein 2 isoform X2, which produces MYISSFIVVWLCAAAAAAAQLGLAANVPARRERHELTISECAARGGECDETKGRPVCGTDDQTYPSRCHLLRAQCSGYQVSLKYRGHCKACKEAREYALKHRSSGPPKFIPRCKSDGTYAAVQCLGDMGCWCSDIAGKPIENTSVRNGKPKCREYTKANIRRSPSRHVSPSRLRRTCTAVDRAAFNANLIKVFQSEYVRAGQLKRGLSGKTAEGGEGASNDKLVLDWKFTYLDVNANQMLDKNEFRELKKLVKRAVKPRRCGRAFGKFCDLDDDDRLTLTEWNDCFSKDEINRHSAAENKNYAVNSISSNSYQGYTPQQQLPQNNNNGNNRHAVPPYNHHTSQMHLNNHQQQQQNHNTYSNNNNNNNFNLNRNDNLNNINHSSSTFDDLESESTGDEDESGGLHGDYEDDDYEQEDGAENSDTLRMLNSTRIHWPKILEDSNTKLDTQLNESESESECLADQKATLEEQRHGGTLFYVPECTSDGRYQRVQCYRSTPYCWCVNEDTGKNIPGTTVKDKRPQCDVTYAAPRPMKGCPEPRKAVFLNDLKEFLKTHIVSTASAGGNATKWGSEDERIATLSFVLLDKNKNKVWERKEWKTFREMVTSSKTLRKCGKKMPRYCDVNGDKKITLTEWLNCLQTQRNEVQTTSQSSTEANISITSKPLKLTGSNPLEQYLKD; this is translated from the exons ATATCTGAATGTGCTGCCCGGGGTGGCGAATGTGACGAGACCAAAGGTCGCCCTGTCTGTGGCACAGACGATCAAACCTACCCATCGCGCTGTCATTTATTACGCGCACAATGCAGCGGTTATCAAGTGAGTCTCAAGTATCGAGGACACTGCAAAG CTTGCAAAGAGGCACGTGAATATGCGCTCAAGCATCGGTCCAGTGGTCCACCGAAATTCATACCGCGCTGCAAATCGGACGGCACCTATGCGGCCGTGCAATGCCTAGGCGATATGGGTTGCTGGTGTAGCGACATCGCCGGCAAACCCATCGAGAATACATCGGTCCGTAATGGCAAGCCCAAATGTCGCGAATACACCAAGGCGAATATACGTCGATCACCGTCACGTCACGTGAGTCCAAGTCGTCTCCGGCGCACGTGCACCGCCGTCGATCGTGCTGCCTTCAATGCCAATCTCATCAAAGTCTTCCAAAGCGAATACGTGCGAGCGGGACAGCTAAAACGTGGCCTGTCCGGCAAAACGGCGGAGGGTGGCGAGGGTGCGTCCAATGATAAGTTGGTGCTCGATTGGAAGTTTACCTACTTGGATGTGAATGCAAATCAAATGTTGGACAAAAATGAATTCCGCGAACTAAAGAAGCTCGTCAAGCGG GCGGTGAAGCCGAGACGTTGTGGACGTGCTTTTGGCAAGTTCTGCGATTTGGATGACGACGATCGATTGACACTGACCGAATGGAATGATTGCTTCTCGAAAGATGAAATTAATC GTCATTCGGCTGCTGAAAATAAGAACTATGCCGTTAACAGCATCTCCAGCAACAGCTACCAAGGCTatacaccacaacaacaactgccgcaaaataataacaacggCAATAATCGGCATGCAGTGCCACCCTATAATCATCATACATCACAAATGCACCTGAATaatcaccaacaacaacaacaaaatcataatacatatagtaataacaataacaacaacaattttaatttaaatcgaAATGATAATCTGAACAATATCAATCATTCATCGAGCACTTTTGACGATTTGGAGAGCGAAAGTACGGGCGATGAAGATGAGAGTGGTGGGCTGCATGGCGACTATGAGGATGACGACTACGAGCAGGAAGATGGTGCTGAAAATAGCGATACGTTACGCATGCTAAATTCAACACGTATACatt GGCCGAAAATTCTCGAGGATTCCAATACAAAGTTGGATACACAATTGAACGAGTCCGAAAGCGAATCTGAATGTTTGGCTGATCAAAAAGCAACGCTCGAGGAACAACGC CATGGCGGCACACTGTTCTATGTGCCCGAATGCACTTCGGATGGCCGTTATCAGCGTGTGCAATGCTATCGCTCCACACCGTATTGTTGGTGTGTGAATGAGGATACCGGCAAAAATATACCGGGCACAACGGTAAAGGATAAGCGACCACAATGCGATGTCACCTATGCGGCGCCGCGTCCCATGAAAGGTTGTCCGGAGCCGAGAAAAGCCGTCTTTCTGAATGATCTCAAAGAGTTCTTGAAGACACATATTGTGTCGACTGCTAGTGCCGG CGGTAATGCAACCAAATGGGGTTCGGAGGACGAGCGTATTGCGACGTTAAGCTTCGTCTTGCTCgataaaaacaagaacaaagttTGGGAGCGTAAAGAATGGAAGACATTCAGAGAGATGGTGACCAGCTCGAA AACGCTACGTAAATGCGGCAAAAAGATGCCACGGTACTGTGATGTGAATGGTGATAAGAAAATAACGCTTACCGAATGGTTGAACTGCTTGCAAACGCAGCGCAACGAAGTGCAGACAACATCGCAGAGTTCGACGGAAGCCA ACATATCCATAACGTCGAAGCCTTTGAAGCTAACTGGCTCCAATCCGCTGGAGCAATATCTTAAAGATTGA